Proteins from a single region of Oceanispirochaeta sp.:
- the chvE gene encoding multiple monosaccharide ABC transporter substrate-binding protein, with product MFKKTITLILLVLFATTLAVANGQEESSDSQGYIGVAMPTQSSQRWIQDGGNMKAQLEELGYKVDLQYAEDIVENQVSQLENMITKGVDVMVIASIDGEAITNVLQKAADAGIQVIAYDRLIRNSGNVTYYATFDNFKVGVQQGSYIIKALKLESGAKGPFNIELFGGSPDDNNAYFFYDGAMSVLQPYIDKGVLVVRSGQTGMDKVATLRWDGATAQSRMDNLLTAFYADGEKIDAILSPYDGISIGVLSSVKNIGYGTTGQPLPVITGQDAEVPSMKSIIAGEQTHTVFKDTRELARVAVGMVEAILNGGTPEINDTKTYDNGVKIVPSYLLEPVSVDITNYEEVLLGSGYYTADQLK from the coding sequence ATGTTTAAAAAAACAATTACCCTGATTTTGTTGGTTCTTTTTGCAACAACTCTTGCTGTTGCAAATGGTCAGGAAGAATCTTCTGACTCACAAGGTTACATTGGTGTAGCCATGCCCACCCAGTCTTCCCAGCGATGGATCCAGGACGGTGGAAATATGAAAGCCCAGTTGGAAGAACTTGGTTACAAAGTTGACCTCCAGTATGCTGAGGACATTGTAGAAAATCAGGTTTCTCAGCTTGAAAACATGATTACCAAGGGTGTTGATGTCATGGTTATTGCCTCAATTGACGGCGAAGCCATTACCAATGTTCTTCAGAAAGCAGCGGATGCCGGTATTCAGGTTATTGCTTACGACCGCCTGATCCGGAATTCCGGAAATGTTACTTATTATGCTACATTTGACAACTTCAAAGTTGGCGTTCAGCAGGGGTCCTACATTATCAAGGCTCTTAAGCTTGAAAGTGGAGCAAAAGGTCCTTTCAACATAGAGCTTTTCGGCGGATCTCCAGATGATAACAACGCCTACTTCTTTTATGACGGAGCCATGAGTGTTCTTCAGCCCTACATCGACAAAGGTGTTCTGGTAGTGCGGTCTGGTCAGACTGGAATGGATAAGGTTGCCACTCTAAGATGGGATGGAGCTACTGCCCAGTCCAGAATGGACAACCTGCTGACAGCATTCTATGCTGATGGTGAAAAAATTGATGCGATCCTGTCTCCCTACGACGGAATCTCCATCGGTGTGCTTTCTTCTGTTAAAAATATTGGTTATGGAACTACTGGACAGCCCCTGCCAGTAATCACTGGACAGGATGCAGAAGTTCCTTCCATGAAGTCCATCATTGCAGGTGAGCAGACTCATACTGTATTCAAAGATACAAGAGAATTGGCCCGTGTTGCCGTTGGTATGGTTGAAGCCATCCTTAATGGTGGAACACCCGAAATCAATGACACAAAGACTTATGATAATGGTGTGAAGATTGTTCCCTCATACCTCTTGGAACCTGTTTCAGTAGACATTACAAACTATGAAGAAGTACTGCTTGGATCAGGATATTATACAGCTGACCAGCTGAAGTAA
- a CDS encoding sugar ABC transporter ATP-binding protein: MSDTPLLKLIQIEKHLPDDFYLNKISLELKPGEVHVVMGENGSGKSCLMHIISGLLQPDSGRMEILGEEVFLKNLTDGQNHSIIYIQQNANILQSLSVAENIFYYRMPYKNSFLKIIDHNLLNKMCFDLVKELDLPFNIHDQVHQLGLAQRQILGFCRAYVSDSRIVILDEPSASLTDHDQIILHTIINRLKERAAGILYISHNLNEIRLFGDRVSVLNKGLLAGTLDLAIHGDEDIIHLMSGAVHKNRYPRMKVKLGRELLKVKHLWAEPILKDINFSLHRGEIIGITGLAGSGRSYLAHCLFGVHKIDIGAIEVNGKGVQIDNPFDAIQQGIALVPEDRISDSLVSCLDISENVSLSSLKRFSRFVSLNTTFLNQVVLDYIRKFNVESFGFKKNMSEYSLGNQQKVVFAKWIMKRSRVFILDEPTRSLDIPSRVDLYNSMNDLISKGAGILFISSDIEEILGMCDRILVLSEGRFVCDLDGKAASKEVILGYATGELQPLLPEL, from the coding sequence ATGTCTGATACCCCGCTCCTGAAACTCATTCAGATTGAGAAACATCTCCCAGATGATTTTTACCTGAACAAGATTAGTCTTGAACTGAAACCGGGAGAAGTTCATGTTGTCATGGGGGAGAACGGATCGGGGAAGAGCTGCCTCATGCATATCATCAGCGGTCTTCTACAGCCGGACTCGGGAAGAATGGAAATTCTGGGAGAAGAGGTTTTTCTCAAAAATCTCACGGATGGACAAAATCATTCAATTATCTACATTCAGCAGAATGCTAATATCCTGCAGAGCCTGAGCGTGGCTGAAAATATTTTTTATTACAGGATGCCCTACAAAAATTCCTTTTTAAAGATCATTGACCACAATCTATTGAATAAAATGTGTTTTGATCTTGTGAAAGAGCTGGACCTTCCTTTTAATATCCATGACCAGGTGCATCAGCTGGGACTGGCGCAGAGACAGATTCTCGGCTTTTGCAGGGCCTATGTTTCTGATTCCCGGATCGTCATTCTGGATGAACCGTCGGCATCTCTGACAGATCATGATCAGATTATCCTTCATACAATAATAAATCGCCTGAAAGAGCGAGCTGCGGGGATCTTGTATATCTCTCATAATCTGAATGAAATACGTCTGTTCGGTGACCGGGTCAGTGTCTTGAATAAAGGACTGCTGGCGGGAACGCTTGATTTGGCAATCCATGGGGATGAGGATATTATCCATCTGATGTCCGGTGCAGTTCATAAAAACCGCTACCCCCGCATGAAGGTCAAGTTGGGCCGGGAGCTGTTGAAGGTCAAACATCTATGGGCAGAACCTATCCTGAAAGATATTAACTTTTCTCTCCACAGGGGAGAAATTATAGGCATCACCGGCCTGGCAGGATCCGGAAGAAGTTACCTTGCTCATTGTTTGTTTGGAGTCCACAAGATAGATATCGGAGCCATTGAGGTGAATGGAAAGGGAGTGCAGATTGACAATCCGTTTGATGCTATTCAACAGGGAATTGCTCTGGTACCGGAAGACCGGATCAGCGATTCTCTTGTGAGTTGTCTGGATATCTCCGAGAATGTTTCCCTCAGTTCTCTCAAACGTTTTTCCCGCTTTGTCTCTCTGAATACTACATTTTTAAATCAGGTGGTTCTGGATTATATTCGCAAATTCAATGTGGAGTCTTTCGGATTCAAGAAGAACATGAGCGAGTACAGTCTGGGGAACCAGCAGAAAGTTGTCTTTGCCAAATGGATCATGAAACGTTCCCGTGTCTTCATTCTTGATGAACCGACCCGGTCTCTGGATATTCCGTCACGGGTGGATCTTTACAATTCTATGAACGATCTGATCAGTAAGGGGGCGGGTATCCTCTTTATTTCGTCGGATATTGAAGAAATTCTGGGGATGTGTGACAGAATCCTCGTCTTGTCAGAAGGTCGCTTTGTCTGTGATCTGGATGGTAAGGCTGCCAGCAAAGAGGTTATTCTGGGTTATGCAACAGGAGAATTACAGCCTCTTCTTCCGGAACTTTAA
- the mmsA gene encoding multiple monosaccharide ABC transporter ATP-binding protein — MSDTILEMRDITKLFPGVKALDNVNLKVKECQIHALVGENGAGKSTLMNVLSGVYPAGTYSGDIIYKGDVCQFKEIKESEKKGIVIIHQELALIPYLSIAENVFLGNEQQSAMGVIDWDLTRTRTIELLKKVRLHDHPDTKIKDIGVGKQQLIEIVKALAKDVKLLILDEPTAALNEEDSDNLLNLLLDLKEHGIASIIISHKLNEVTRVADEITVIRDGATIETLKKGSDDITEDRIIKGMVGRELTDRFPRREPHVGDVMFEVANWNVFDPMNEDRKVINNVSINVRKGEVVGIAGLMGAGRTELAMSLFGKSYGRHITGQTYKDGKEIHLKSVSDAIKNGLAYVTEDRKTAGLILIDDIKRNITLTSLNKISKNMVVNDNMEIRIGEKYREKLNIKSSSILQKTGNLSGGNQQKVVLSKWIFSEPDILILDEPTRGIDVGAKYEIYPIINQLAAQGKSIIMISSELPEVLGMCDRIYVMNEGNIVGELAKDEATPESIMKCIMQNKRESV, encoded by the coding sequence ATGTCAGATACAATTCTGGAAATGAGAGACATTACAAAGCTGTTTCCGGGAGTGAAAGCACTGGATAATGTAAACCTCAAGGTAAAGGAATGTCAGATCCATGCCCTTGTTGGTGAAAATGGTGCAGGAAAATCCACACTTATGAATGTATTGAGCGGTGTGTACCCTGCGGGAACATATTCAGGAGACATCATCTACAAGGGAGATGTCTGTCAGTTTAAGGAAATCAAAGAAAGCGAGAAAAAGGGAATTGTTATCATACATCAGGAATTAGCCCTGATTCCCTACCTCTCCATCGCTGAAAATGTGTTTCTGGGGAATGAACAGCAGTCCGCCATGGGTGTGATTGACTGGGATCTGACCAGGACAAGAACGATTGAACTTTTAAAAAAAGTACGGTTGCATGATCATCCTGATACCAAAATCAAAGATATCGGGGTAGGAAAACAGCAGCTGATTGAAATAGTCAAAGCACTGGCGAAAGATGTCAAACTCTTAATCCTGGATGAACCCACGGCTGCTTTGAATGAGGAAGACTCAGATAACCTCCTGAATCTCCTCCTTGATCTGAAAGAACACGGCATAGCTTCCATTATTATCTCTCATAAACTGAACGAAGTGACCCGGGTGGCCGATGAAATCACGGTCATCAGGGATGGAGCCACCATCGAAACCCTGAAAAAGGGATCTGATGATATCACAGAAGACCGGATCATCAAGGGCATGGTAGGCCGGGAATTAACAGACCGCTTTCCACGGCGTGAGCCCCATGTGGGGGATGTCATGTTCGAAGTGGCAAACTGGAATGTCTTTGACCCCATGAATGAGGATAGGAAGGTTATCAATAACGTGTCTATCAATGTTCGGAAGGGAGAAGTCGTCGGCATTGCGGGATTGATGGGTGCAGGCCGAACAGAGCTGGCAATGAGTCTTTTCGGGAAGAGTTATGGCCGGCATATTACCGGGCAGACATACAAGGATGGAAAGGAAATACATCTGAAATCTGTCAGTGATGCCATAAAGAACGGCCTTGCCTATGTGACTGAAGACCGGAAAACGGCCGGTTTGATCCTTATTGACGATATCAAACGTAATATTACTCTCACCAGCCTGAATAAAATCAGTAAAAATATGGTGGTGAATGATAATATGGAAATCCGTATTGGAGAAAAGTACAGAGAGAAACTGAACATCAAGTCCTCCAGTATCCTTCAGAAAACGGGAAACCTTTCAGGAGGAAACCAGCAGAAGGTCGTTCTCAGCAAATGGATCTTTTCTGAACCGGATATTCTCATCCTGGATGAACCGACCCGGGGAATTGATGTGGGTGCTAAATATGAAATATACCCCATTATCAATCAGCTGGCGGCTCAGGGAAAATCTATTATTATGATTTCATCAGAATTGCCGGAAGTCCTGGGAATGTGCGACAGGATCTATGTCATGAACGAAGGAAATATCGTGGGAGAACTGGCAAAAGATGAAGCCACTCCTGAAAGTATCATGAAATGTATTATGCAGAATAAAAGGGAGAGCGTGTAA
- a CDS encoding DeoR/GlpR family DNA-binding transcription regulator codes for MFAVERTRIIKKYLLENKKAEVAVLSEILDVTEVTIRRDLEKLETEGFLKRMHGGAILNEIEESPYLIEPDPFDEDRQEIGQIASRLVDDNDVIMITQGLTSLQLARNLGDKKNLTVLTNDLLIALELTAHSAIKTILLGGDLEHQSRGVYGNYTINSIRYFFVNKTFFEVEGLNQNSGFTVSSIEKANLIQESLKIASETICLCSADCFGKTAFYPVGALTLAEKIVTNSGIDDEYKNLIFGQDIQLFTSLQVYEGHV; via the coding sequence ATGTTTGCAGTGGAACGAACCAGGATTATTAAGAAATACCTCCTGGAAAATAAGAAAGCAGAAGTTGCCGTACTCAGCGAGATTCTGGATGTCACAGAAGTCACTATCCGGAGGGATCTGGAGAAGCTTGAAACCGAAGGCTTTCTGAAAAGAATGCATGGCGGTGCCATCCTCAATGAAATTGAAGAATCTCCTTACCTGATTGAACCAGATCCCTTTGATGAAGATCGTCAGGAGATCGGACAGATTGCCAGCCGTCTTGTCGATGATAATGATGTCATTATGATTACTCAGGGACTGACTTCCCTGCAGCTGGCCCGGAATCTGGGTGATAAAAAAAATTTGACAGTTCTCACCAATGATCTGCTTATTGCTCTGGAACTGACGGCCCATTCGGCGATCAAAACGATCCTTCTGGGAGGAGACCTGGAGCATCAATCCCGGGGTGTTTATGGAAACTATACCATCAACAGCATTCGTTATTTCTTCGTAAATAAGACCTTTTTTGAAGTAGAAGGCCTGAATCAGAACTCCGGATTTACCGTCTCCAGCATTGAGAAAGCCAATCTCATACAGGAATCCCTGAAGATTGCTTCCGAGACTATCTGCCTGTGTTCGGCAGACTGCTTCGGCAAAACCGCATTCTATCCCGTGGGTGCCCTGACTCTGGCAGAAAAAATAGTTACAAATTCAGGGATTGACGATGAATATAAAAATCTGATCTTTGGTCAGGATATACAGCTTTTTACTTCTCTCCAGGTATATGAAGGTCATGTCTGA
- a CDS encoding extracellular solute-binding protein produces the protein MKRGLILCLTAVLLLVTLQGVFAAGSQEGASGAKKLTVWCWDPNFNGYSMGEAAKVYEAMHPEVTIEIVDIPDNIEGKIEAGLQAGGAGLPDIALFQDFIIEKFIQNYAGSFVDLKAEGIDFNQFAQYKVAPMTDQGKIYGIPFDTGSTGLFLRTDMLKAAGLNPEDYRKGMTWSEVIKLGETVKAKTGKALIAYDNTVFDFLRIMVQSTGTQFFNKDGSVNYNTPATRKSIAYLKEMNDKGILYMSEGWNNWIAAFNNDESVGLMNALWIIGTLKSKPENAGKWMVAPTPLVEGVKGAQNASNNGGSSWYVFKSSKNKDLAVDFLKSTWAGTSPEALGFYNDILKGAGAMGTFLPSRKGSNYTANDEFFYKDQAVYKEFSSWMEKVPTLYYTANYTSMRTALNNAMQLMFSGSITSVDDVIKAAEAEYKQISGN, from the coding sequence ATGAAAAGAGGTTTGATTTTATGTTTGACAGCAGTCTTATTGCTTGTCACATTACAGGGCGTATTCGCCGCAGGATCACAGGAGGGCGCATCTGGAGCCAAAAAATTGACAGTATGGTGCTGGGACCCCAATTTTAACGGATATTCCATGGGAGAGGCTGCCAAGGTATATGAAGCCATGCACCCCGAAGTCACAATAGAGATTGTTGATATTCCCGATAATATTGAAGGTAAAATTGAAGCCGGATTGCAGGCCGGTGGTGCCGGGCTCCCGGACATCGCTCTTTTCCAGGATTTCATCATCGAAAAGTTCATCCAGAACTATGCCGGATCCTTTGTTGATCTGAAAGCAGAAGGTATAGACTTCAATCAGTTTGCCCAGTACAAAGTAGCTCCCATGACCGATCAGGGCAAAATTTATGGTATTCCCTTCGACACAGGATCAACAGGACTTTTCCTGAGAACAGATATGCTGAAAGCTGCCGGTCTGAATCCTGAAGACTACAGAAAAGGGATGACCTGGTCTGAAGTCATCAAACTGGGAGAAACGGTTAAAGCTAAAACCGGAAAAGCCCTCATAGCCTATGACAATACTGTTTTCGACTTTCTCAGAATCATGGTTCAATCCACTGGAACCCAGTTCTTCAATAAAGACGGCAGTGTGAATTACAACACTCCAGCCACCAGAAAATCAATTGCCTATCTTAAAGAAATGAATGACAAAGGAATTCTGTATATGTCAGAAGGCTGGAACAACTGGATTGCCGCCTTTAATAATGATGAGTCTGTCGGTTTGATGAATGCCCTATGGATTATCGGTACACTTAAATCCAAGCCCGAAAATGCAGGTAAATGGATGGTTGCTCCCACACCCCTGGTTGAGGGTGTAAAAGGTGCTCAAAACGCCAGCAACAACGGCGGTTCCTCCTGGTATGTTTTTAAGTCATCAAAGAACAAAGATCTGGCAGTCGATTTCCTCAAGAGTACCTGGGCAGGAACCTCTCCAGAAGCCCTGGGGTTCTATAATGATATCCTGAAAGGTGCCGGTGCCATGGGTACATTCCTTCCCAGCCGCAAGGGTTCCAACTACACAGCCAATGATGAGTTTTTCTACAAGGATCAGGCCGTATACAAAGAATTTTCCTCCTGGATGGAGAAAGTTCCCACTCTCTACTACACAGCAAATTACACATCCATGAGAACTGCCTTGAATAATGCAATGCAGTTGATGTTCTCAGGCAGCATTACGAGTGTTGATGATGTCATCAAGGCGGCAGAAGCAGAGTACAAACAAATTTCCGGAAACTAA
- a CDS encoding sensor histidine kinase, protein MSLLTAEKDALLFLKHGQMMAILYGCIVLSSYTMVGFLYPSLILPVVNPEIFEKTFIVFMIISFPLSLSLFLIQTSFGAAIILIFRCYLIMIQGYGVGGFYTIKLLLGICLLVETAFLQKRPVNFILSFIFIAGILFSQTFNTIFGHNNLYGSEVFASSEILMIMGFICTVFAVCINLMILQSDKKEEMQKNLHMQKETMKTLAEFNSNLQNYARTIDVESSDRERNRISREIHDISGYIFTNLIALLNAACSIPQDDQSSLSDILITAQKQAKEGLNETRTALRKTRERHIPEEDGVRAINKIITIFQKVTGVKVNVNWGNTPHSFSREINFTLYRTIQEALTNAIRHGLATEITIHFLIENKILHMTIIDNGLGSESVVKGIGLSGMEERIGSLNGQISVNTTYTGGFELNVRIPVNETQSPVSLPARGSTDRSDSKIEQKALRADIIMT, encoded by the coding sequence ATGTCTCTGTTAACGGCAGAAAAGGATGCACTACTCTTTCTCAAACATGGGCAGATGATGGCCATTTTATATGGTTGCATCGTCTTGTCCTCATACACCATGGTTGGTTTTCTTTATCCTTCACTGATACTTCCTGTGGTCAATCCTGAAATATTTGAAAAAACTTTTATCGTTTTTATGATTATTTCCTTCCCCCTCAGCCTGTCCCTGTTTTTAATACAAACATCCTTCGGCGCCGCCATCATTCTGATTTTCCGCTGTTACCTGATCATGATACAAGGCTATGGTGTCGGAGGCTTCTATACAATCAAGCTGCTTCTTGGGATCTGTCTCCTTGTTGAAACCGCATTTCTTCAGAAAAGGCCGGTCAATTTCATACTGTCTTTTATATTCATTGCAGGTATTCTGTTTTCCCAGACCTTCAATACCATCTTCGGCCATAATAATCTGTATGGCTCTGAGGTATTTGCATCGTCAGAGATTCTGATGATAATGGGCTTTATATGTACAGTTTTTGCGGTTTGTATCAATTTGATGATACTTCAGTCTGACAAGAAAGAAGAGATGCAGAAAAATCTGCATATGCAGAAAGAGACAATGAAGACTCTGGCCGAATTCAACTCAAATTTACAAAATTACGCCAGAACCATAGATGTGGAATCCTCTGACAGGGAAAGAAATAGAATCAGCAGAGAAATCCACGACATTTCCGGATATATCTTTACAAATCTTATTGCCCTTCTCAATGCTGCCTGCAGTATCCCTCAGGATGATCAGAGTTCCCTCTCGGATATCCTTATCACTGCACAGAAACAGGCAAAGGAGGGGTTAAACGAAACAAGAACGGCCCTGAGAAAAACCAGGGAGCGCCATATCCCCGAGGAAGACGGGGTCAGAGCCATCAATAAAATCATTACAATTTTTCAGAAGGTGACTGGAGTCAAGGTCAATGTAAACTGGGGGAACACACCCCATTCTTTTTCCAGAGAGATCAATTTCACCCTCTACAGAACCATACAGGAAGCCCTGACCAACGCCATCCGTCACGGGCTGGCGACAGAAATTACCATCCACTTCCTCATCGAAAACAAGATTCTTCATATGACCATCATTGACAACGGACTGGGATCTGAGAGTGTTGTGAAGGGAATAGGGCTTTCAGGAATGGAAGAACGAATCGGAAGTCTAAATGGCCAGATTTCAGTCAACACCACATATACCGGAGGGTTCGAGCTGAATGTGAGAATCCCGGTGAACGAAACCCAAAGCCCAGTCTCCCTACCGGCCCGAGGTTCAACTGACCGATCTGATTCAAAAATCGAACAAAAAGCCCTTCGAGCTGATATAATCATGACATGA
- the mmsB gene encoding multiple monosaccharide ABC transporter permease has translation MEKILHTFKSHMRQYAMIIALVAIMILFQVTTGGILLKPLNVTNLVLQNSYILVLAIGMLLCILTGGNIDLSVGSVAAFVGAVSATFIVTFHMPVFPALILSLIIGALAGAWQGYWIAYVRIPAFIVTLSGMLVFRGFTMITLKGQTLAPFPVSYQKIASGFIPDVLRGGGEGLHITTLVIGVVCAIVYLISVLRDRRSKQKYDFVVSSIPVFALKVGLMMVVINTFTYWLARYRGIPNVLVLLTVLVMAYTFMTNKTIVGRHIYAFGGNEKAAKLSGVKTNRVLFGVYVNMSVLAALAGIIFAGRLNAATPKAGTLFELDAIASCFIGGASATGGVGTIIGAIIGGLIMGVLNNGMSIMGISIDWQQSIKGLVLLFAVAFDVYSKSKSK, from the coding sequence ATGGAAAAAATCCTCCATACTTTCAAATCTCATATGCGTCAGTACGCTATGATCATCGCACTTGTTGCGATTATGATCCTGTTCCAGGTTACAACTGGCGGGATTCTGCTGAAACCTCTGAATGTGACCAACCTGGTTCTTCAGAACAGCTATATCCTGGTATTGGCCATCGGGATGCTGCTTTGTATCCTCACAGGTGGAAATATCGACCTTTCCGTTGGTTCCGTAGCGGCCTTTGTTGGGGCTGTCTCTGCCACATTTATTGTGACATTTCACATGCCCGTCTTCCCCGCGCTCATTCTGTCTCTGATCATAGGAGCCTTAGCTGGTGCCTGGCAGGGCTATTGGATCGCCTATGTGAGAATACCGGCGTTTATCGTGACTCTCTCGGGGATGCTTGTATTCCGGGGCTTTACAATGATCACCCTGAAGGGACAAACCCTGGCTCCCTTTCCGGTCTCTTATCAGAAGATTGCCTCCGGATTTATCCCCGATGTTCTGAGAGGAGGAGGCGAAGGACTTCACATTACAACACTTGTTATTGGAGTTGTCTGTGCCATTGTTTATCTGATTTCCGTGCTTCGTGACAGAAGGAGTAAACAGAAGTATGATTTTGTCGTCTCATCTATCCCTGTATTTGCCCTGAAAGTCGGTCTTATGATGGTGGTTATCAATACTTTCACCTACTGGCTGGCACGGTATAGGGGAATTCCCAATGTCCTTGTTCTCCTGACGGTCCTGGTTATGGCGTATACTTTTATGACCAATAAAACCATTGTGGGACGGCACATCTATGCCTTTGGAGGCAACGAAAAAGCAGCTAAGCTCTCAGGTGTGAAAACCAACAGGGTTCTCTTTGGTGTTTATGTCAATATGAGCGTTCTGGCGGCTCTGGCGGGCATCATTTTTGCAGGACGTTTGAATGCGGCTACTCCCAAAGCGGGGACTCTTTTTGAACTGGATGCCATCGCATCCTGCTTCATCGGGGGAGCCTCTGCAACGGGTGGTGTTGGAACAATCATCGGTGCCATCATCGGTGGTCTGATCATGGGAGTTCTCAATAACGGTATGTCCATTATGGGGATCAGCATTGACTGGCAGCAGTCTATCAAGGGGCTTGTTCTTCTCTTTGCCGTTGCTTTTGATGTTTATTCCAAATCAAAGTCAAAGTAA
- a CDS encoding CBS domain-containing protein, giving the protein MQVLNRMTKNPISISLHTPVSEAREKMKKEKIHRLPVVDKYDHLQGIITENDILYASPSLATSLDVYEISSLMARLEVHSVMTKDVITIGPDTPLEDAARIMADNNIGGLPIIDKGILVGIITESDLFRVFVELFGAREKGIRLTVLMPEKRGELAAISKAIADAGGDIVSFGNMLGENATNRYAIIKVQNITEEELVKSIQPYTERIVDIREI; this is encoded by the coding sequence ATGCAAGTACTGAATCGAATGACGAAGAATCCCATTTCCATCTCTCTCCACACCCCTGTTTCGGAAGCCCGCGAAAAGATGAAAAAGGAAAAGATACACCGGCTGCCGGTGGTTGATAAGTATGATCACCTTCAAGGGATCATCACTGAAAACGATATCCTTTATGCTTCTCCCTCTCTGGCTACCTCTCTGGATGTTTATGAAATCAGTAGTTTAATGGCCCGTCTGGAAGTGCATTCTGTGATGACCAAAGATGTCATCACCATCGGTCCGGATACTCCCCTGGAAGATGCGGCCCGGATTATGGCGGATAACAATATCGGGGGGCTGCCCATCATCGACAAAGGCATTCTGGTTGGTATCATAACAGAATCTGACCTGTTTCGTGTCTTTGTAGAACTCTTCGGTGCCCGGGAAAAGGGAATCCGCCTCACTGTTCTTATGCCGGAAAAGAGGGGTGAACTGGCAGCCATTTCCAAGGCCATCGCCGATGCCGGGGGTGATATTGTCTCCTTCGGAAATATGCTGGGCGAAAATGCTACCAACCGCTATGCCATCATCAAGGTTCAGAATATAACCGAAGAAGAGCTGGTTAAGTCTATTCAACCCTACACAGAAAGGATTGTAGACATCCGGGAGATCTGA
- a CDS encoding nitrous oxide-stimulated promoter family protein, with protein sequence MNYKELDIKTLRRTYSLYCRANHLDPSKFLCQTCTADLNYSNQKTLKCPFKKYGRTCSSCKVHCYDKDHRDRIRTVMRFTGPRLILHNPVLAGRHLFLTLKFRKKRL encoded by the coding sequence ATGAATTATAAAGAACTGGATATTAAAACTCTTAGAAGAACCTATTCTTTGTATTGTCGTGCAAATCATTTGGACCCGTCCAAGTTTCTATGTCAAACCTGTACTGCAGATCTGAATTATTCGAATCAAAAAACTCTCAAATGTCCATTCAAAAAATACGGCAGAACCTGCTCCAGTTGCAAGGTTCATTGCTATGATAAGGATCATAGGGACAGGATTAGAACAGTAATGCGTTTTACCGGCCCCAGACTGATCCTGCATAATCCTGTTCTGGCTGGAAGGCATTTATTTTTGACCTTAAAGTTCCGGAAGAAGAGGCTGTAA
- a CDS encoding response regulator transcription factor translates to MSIHVLIVDDQNLFALSLKTFIHNYTDDIRVVGIASNGVEALSCWEQFKPEIILMDVHMPEMNGVEATRELHKKCKDVKIIMLSTFDEDEYVRQALSYGASGYLMKDLSPTELIASIRAVSSGITQISPSLISNLIQSLHSDEDNNKSHHLKEQMEWVEKLSRREKEIFTLIATGYDNDQISEELCISERTVRNHVSIIYSKLNINNRFQIIQLANKIHYHI, encoded by the coding sequence ATGAGCATTCATGTTTTAATCGTCGATGACCAGAATCTCTTTGCCTTGAGCCTGAAGACATTTATCCACAATTACACAGATGATATTCGTGTTGTCGGGATTGCTTCCAACGGCGTGGAAGCCCTGTCCTGCTGGGAACAGTTCAAACCGGAAATCATATTGATGGATGTCCATATGCCTGAGATGAATGGGGTAGAAGCCACAAGAGAACTTCATAAAAAATGCAAAGATGTAAAAATAATTATGCTTTCCACCTTCGATGAAGATGAATATGTCCGGCAGGCACTGTCCTACGGAGCATCAGGATACCTGATGAAAGACCTATCGCCCACAGAACTCATCGCCAGTATCAGGGCTGTCAGCAGCGGTATCACTCAGATTTCACCCAGTCTCATCAGCAATCTCATCCAGAGCCTCCATAGTGATGAAGACAACAATAAAAGCCATCATCTCAAGGAGCAGATGGAATGGGTGGAGAAGCTGTCAAGAAGAGAAAAGGAAATTTTTACACTCATTGCCACGGGTTATGATAACGACCAGATTTCCGAAGAATTATGCATTTCAGAACGAACTGTACGCAATCATGTCAGCATCATTTACTCAAAACTGAACATCAACAACAGATTCCAAATCATACAACTGGCCAATAAAATCCATTACCACATCTGA